Proteins from one Acanthopagrus latus isolate v.2019 chromosome 18, fAcaLat1.1, whole genome shotgun sequence genomic window:
- the pola2 gene encoding DNA polymerase alpha subunit B: MALVTGESLKSELEMFDISCQDDSVLDKMVEQCICYRIQADEMVLEWVAYSTTKNGLKLTMDTLEQFEHEVLNKKNKSKQSFRKEETHNRTRDIHSLQDLIRAEEEEENLLDSYSTPAKGSQKRALTTPEHPQSKRSAAILASPGLLLSPASFSPSTTPSQKYGQRGGKGEVVVTFGAVQGTRWAGRKALGAGVQLELLEGSEDSLSSSYKYMFQRLRDVRNVLTEKIEELGEGLKTHFNIEEFSPVSLPAQDSITVLGQVCCDSNGKLNAQSVLLEAGPEQGGQQVPVDLSELKEYSLFPGQVVVMEGMNTTGRKLMASKLLEGAPLPFYTSEVKMEVDEEPTNVLVACGPYTPSDSLTFDPLLDLISVIVRDRPDVCLLLGPFVDSKHEQIEKAQVTETFEAIFSRCVESIVDGTKSVGCRLVFVPSQRDIHHHFIYPQPPFTLPNLNKDQAQRVTLVPDPCTLLVDGVTIGLTSTDILFHMGAEEISCGTGSDRFSRILKHMLTQRSYYPLYPPVEEVNMDYEKYQSFGQMPLTPDVLIIPSELRYFVKDVIGCVCVNPGRLTKGQVGGTYSRLLIQRSAAPDDGKRVSPCLAAQVVKI, translated from the exons TGGTGGAGCAGTGTATCTGCTACAGGATACAGGCGGATGAGATGGTGTTGGAGTGGGTGGCCTACAGCACCACAAAAAATGGACTGAAACTCACCATGGACACCCTGGAGCAATTTGAACATGAG GTGTTAAACAAGAAGAACAAATCCAAACAAAGCttcagaaaagaagaaactcataacagaaccagagacatcCACTCACTGCAGGACCT AATCAGGgccgaggaagaggaggagaatttACTGGACTCCTACTCAACTCCTGCTAAG GGCTCTCAGAAGCGAGCACTCACCACTCCTGAACACCCTCAGTCAAAGAGGAGTGCAGCTATTCTGGCCAGCCCGGGTCTGCTGCTGTCTCCCGCCAGCTTTTCTCCCAG CACAACGCCGTCACAGAAGTACGGTCAGCgaggagggaagggggaggtggtggtcaCGTTCGGGGCCGTGCAGGGCACCCGCTGGGCAGGCAGGAAGGCCCTGGGCGCAGGTGTTCAGCTGGAGCTCCTCGAAGGGTCCGAAGACTCCCTCAGCTCCAGCTACAAGTACATGTTCCAGAGGCTGCGCGACGTGCGAAACG tgttgACAGAGAAGATAGAGGAGCTCGGTGAGGGCCTCAAGACTCACTTCAACATCGAGGAGttctcccccgtctctctgCCCGCCCAG GACAGTATAACAGTGTTGGGTCAGGTTTGCTGTGACAGTAACGGCAAACTCAACGCACAGTCGGTTCTGTTGGAGGCGGGACCGGAGCAAGGTGGTCAGCAGGTACCTGTTGACCTATCAGAGCTCAAGGAGTACTCGCTGTTTCCTGGTCAG gtggtggtgatggaggggatgaacacaacaggaagaaaacTGATGGCGTCCAAACTCCTTGAG GGAGCGCCTCTTCCTTTCTACACTTCTGAGGTGAAAATGGAGGTGGATGAAG AGCCGACAAATGTTCTGGTGGCATGTGGACCGTACACTCCCTCTGACagcctgacctttgaccctctgCTGGACCTGATCAGTGTCATCGTCAGGGATCGGCCTGATGTCTGCCTGCTG ctcGGCCCGTTTGTGGACTCCAAACATGAGCAAATTGAG AAAGCCCAGGTGACCGAGACCTTTGAGGCCATTTTCTCAAGATGTGTCGAAAGCATCGTGGACGGCACCAAAAG TGTTGGCTGCCGCCTGGTGTTTGTGCCGTCCCAGAGAGACATCCACCATCACTTCATCTACCCACAGCCTCCCTTCACGCTGCCAAACCTAAACAAGGACCAGGcccag CGTGTCACCCTGGTCCCTGACCCCTGCACCCTGCTGGTCGACGGCGTGACCATCGGCCTGACGTCCACTGACATCCTCTTCCACATGGGCGCAGAGGAGATCAGCTG TGGCACTGGATCGGACAGATTCTCACGCATCCTGAAGCACATGCTGACCCAGAGGAG TTACTACCCGCTGTACCCACCAGTGGAGGAGGTCAACATGGATTATGAGAAGTATCAGAGCTTCGGTCAGATGCCGCTCACTCCCGACGTCCTCATCATCCCCTCTGAGCTGCGCTACTTTGTGAAG GATGTGATCGGCTGCGTGTGCGTCAATCCTGGCCGACTGACCAAAGGTCAAGTGGGCGGGACTTACAGCCGGCTGCTGATTCAGCGCAGCGCCGCACCAGACGACGGGAAGAGAGTGAGCCCCTGTTTGGCTGCTCAGGTggtgaaaatctga
- the LOC119007316 gene encoding cilia- and flagella-associated protein 251-like: MATPRENSLSLGHLTDTFAKQRQHRLKKSVNTPMLIQADRSDPQSHQHLRRMHLQQRLQELKERELTARQHNRQLLQQFDEAQDTLRGMFTLTANMKTIRVEYERYLEESAPRWQQQLKEQTQAAQRKRMEEVLKSCLKSAEDQVMKSSAGSTTKPQKSAPPQKHDYTQDGPPHLPYMQPAWQTHPHTQTPRFPIRAPHQPQGSSHVPPSSLPPPIFSHPFHLSHHQPWPRQSPPQPDWSWTAAMPPGSEALWGQLYTEEPPPEREALEMSRAPSSKGERGGGSGSSLLSQELDVKPVRLSGSPAESSDSSRESSRASGEKREKRGGSRRPSSDRERCSSQESSGSSSAIVVTAAVTAAKSSKSDASSEKSGTSGRGRRSAGLAVGPPRAEKVEKEEKRSNGEDSESPKEESQSTGEESRSEEEEGDQRPGAKSLSCKEESGSQEEEEGEEEEEEEEESGSVSLKIEEGGGGQGSSSEQSGEGVKEEDEAQDKDPGDGDEEEDDGEEKEESQGDEEQEVKGVEEMQEQESEEEGDEEEKSDRLKNEESGGEGSDDEQEDEKEGEGEEDKIEEEGESDEEEEEEQRGDEAGEPEEGDSEDSIISPQSKTKKMHIIPEEAGEDEEEDEDDEGTTGSSDSNENSDEDIDNLLAPQEQSQKNEEKNVKADEKVKETSDRVQIFQVETSPKRDHHSDSDEFDDFYD, translated from the exons ATGGCCACACCGAGGGAGAATTCACTGTCTCTTGGGCATCTGACCGACACTTTcgcaaaacaaagacagcacaGGCTGAAAAAAAG TGTCAACACGCCGATGTTGATTCAGGCCGACCGCTCGGACCCTCAGAGTCACCAACATCT CAGGAGGATGCACCTGCAGCAGCGTCTacaggagctgaaggagagagagctcACAGCCCGGCAGCACaacaggcagctgctgcagcagtttgatgaAGCGCAGGACACACTGAGAGGGATGTTCACCCTCACCGCCAACATGAAAACTATTCGg GTGGAGTATGAGAGGTACCTGGAGGAGAGCGCCCCccgctggcagcagcagctcaaggAGCAAACACAGGCTGCTCAGAGGAAG agAATGGAGGAGGTTTTGAAGTCGTGCCTAAAGAGCGCAGAAGATCAAGTGATGAAGTCCTCTGCAG gGTCAACCACAAAGCCACAAAAATCTGCTCCACCTCAAAAGCACGACTACACCCAAGATGGACCTCCTCATCTCCCCTACATGCAGCCAGCCTGGCAGACCCACCCTCACACTCAGACTCCCAGGTTTCCCATCAGAGCACCTCATCAACCTCAGGGCTCCTCTCATGTCCCTCCGTCTTCACTCCCACCTCCCATCTTCTCGCACCCGTTCCACCTCAGCCATCATCAGCCCTGGCCTAGGCAGAGTCCCCCACAGCCCGACTGGTCCTGGACCGCAGCAATGCCCCCAGGGTCTGAGGCCCTGTGGGGTCAGCTCTACACGGAGGAACCCCCACCCGAGAGGGAGGCGCTGGAAATGAGCAGGGCACCGAGCTCGAAGGGAGAGCGAGGTGGAGGGAGCGGGAGCAGCCTTTTGTCACAGGAGCTGGACGTGAAACCAG TTCGTTTGTCCGGCAGCCCTGCAGAGAGCAGCGACAGCAGCAGGGAGTCCAGTCGGGCgagtggagagaagagggagaagagaggaggatcAAGGCGTCCTTCCTCTGACAGAGAAAGATGCAGCTCTCAGGA GTCATCTGGGTCTTCCAGCGCCATCGtcgtcactgctgcagtcacagcGGCCAAAAGCTCCAAAAGTGATGCCTCATCGGAGAAGAGCGGAACCAGCGGGAGGGGAAGAAGGAGCGCCGGACTCGCTGTTGGACCACCGAGAGCTgagaaggtggagaaggaggagaagaggagcaaCGGAGAGGATTCAGAGAGTCCCAAAGAAGAGAGTCAGTCTACTGGTGAGGAGTCCAGGAGcgaagaagaggaaggggatCAAAGGCCTGGTGCTAAATCACTGAGCTGCAAAGAGGAGTCGGGTtcccaggaggaggaggagggggaggaggaggaggaagaggaggaggaatcaGGGAGTGTTAGTTTAAAGATTGAAGAAGGAGGCGGAGGTCAGGGTAGCAGTTCTGAACAGAGCGGCGAGGGAGTAAAGGAGGAAGACGAGGCACAAGATAAAGATCCAGGAGacggagatgaagaggaggatgatggtgaagaaaaagaggagagtcAGGGAGATGAAGAGCAGGAGGTGAAAGGTGTGGAGGAGATGCAGGAGCAGGAGTCAGAGGAAGAGGGTGACGAGGAAGAAAAGTCAGACAGGTTGAAGAACgaagagagtggaggagaaggtTCCGATGATGAACAGGAGGACGAGAAGGAGGGCGAAGGTGAGGAGGACAAAatcgaggaggagggagagtcagatgaagaggaggaagaggagcagagaggagatgaagcaGGAGAACCAGAGGAGGGAGACTCTGAGGACAGCATCATCTCCCCACAGAGCAA aactAAAAAGATGCACATCATTCCTGAGGAGGCgggtgaagatgaagaggaggatgaggatgacgaGGGGACAACAGGATCCTCTGACTCTAATGAGAACAGCGATGAAGACATCGACAATCTACTTGCACCTCAGGAGCAATCGCAGAAAAACGA GGAGAAAAACGTAAAAGCTGATGAGAAAGTCAAAG AAACTAGTGACAGAGTGCAGATTTTTCAAGTGGAGACTTCGCCAAAGAGAGACCACCACAGTGACTCTGATGAGTTTGATGACTTTTATGACTAA
- the zdhhc24 gene encoding probable palmitoyltransferase ZDHHC24, whose protein sequence is MTSFASKVFCRVERVCRHLPVFLNTFLVFSITGEVSYLVLVEAPLEEDQQKTVWSSRWKAVHLLAQYFMLVNICWNAMLFLSANPSIKGVFLGGEGVGQGWRYCYTCETHTPPRCSHCYDCKVCVLRRDHHCVFFGQCVGFRNYRYFICCLLFMWSGLLYATLMNAEVFIVILKEGVTVHSVLLLLIPWIMLVSGQVSARAFAFAFIADTCVVGFLLVSAFFFFHLFLMIRGQTTREWYSTRRPYSLGLLGNLRNSLGVRWYLCWLCPLIPSPLPGDGIHFQVTGSLEPSR, encoded by the exons ATGACGAGTTTTGCCAGTAAAGTGTTCTGCCGGGTCGAGAGGGTTTGTCGACACCTCCCCGTGTTCCTCAACACCTTCCTGGTGTTCTCCATCACCGGGGAGGTGAGCTACCTGGTGCTGGTCGAGGCTCCGCTGGAGGAGGACCAGCAGAAGACGGTGTGGTCCTCCAGGTGGAAGGCGGTCCACCTGCTGGCCCAGTACTTCATGTTGGTCAACATCTGCTGGAACGCCATGCTCTTCCTCAGTGCCAACCCCAGCATCAAGGGGGTGTTCCTGGGAGGAGAGGGCGTGGGTCAGGGGTGGAG GTACTGCTATACATGTgagacacacactcctcctcgctgctcccACTGCTACGActgcaaagtgtgtgtgctgcggcGGGACCACCACTGCGTCTTTTTCGGCCAGTGCGTGGGCTTCCGCAACTACCGCTACTTCATatgctgtttgttgttcatGTGGTCAGGCCTTCTGTACGCCACTCTGATGAATGCAGAGGTATTCATCGTCATCCTGAAGGAGGGCGTGACGGTGCACagcgtcctgctgctgctcatacCCTGGATCATGCTGGTTTCAG GTCAGGTCTCAGCACgtgccttcgccttcgccttcatCGCAGACACATGCGTGGTGGGCTTCCTGCTGGTCtccgccttcttcttcttccatcttTTCCTGATGATTCGGGGACAGACCACCAGGGAGTGGTACTCGACCCGCCGGCCCTACAGCCTTGGGCTCCTGGGCAACCTACGTAACTCTCTGGGCGTTCGCTGGTACCTATGCTGGCTCTGCCCGCTCATCCCATCACCTCTGCCCGGAGACGGGATTCACTTCCAGGTGACGGGATCACTGGAGCCCAGCCGGTAA